From the genome of Terriglobia bacterium, one region includes:
- a CDS encoding FAD-dependent oxidoreductase, with translation MGSGAGGTPADASPRQIFPTLDAAQIARIAPFATERTLSDGESLWEQGDRSRPLFVVLEGGVAILSGKDQLVTVHEPGGFTGDVDLLSGRQVVVRARAKGPTRVLELPSARVRAIVQTDAELSEILLRAFILRRLALVERGHGNVVLIGSRHSAGTLAIQEFLTRNSQPYAYLDVDRDLDVQATLDGFGVGVGDVPVVICRGERVLKKPAIEDVAECLGLNRLNEEVLRDLVVIGGGPAGLAAAVYAASEGLDVLVVESNAPGGQAGSSSRIENYLGFPTGISGQLLASRALVQAEKFGAEFAVARTAVRLSCEGCPYRIDFGAGVGVQARTVVIATGVQYRKPALPDLARFEGVGVYYGATQVEANLCRDEEVVVVGGGNSAGQAAVFLAGRGSRVNMLVRRAGLAESMSRYLVRRIEETSNITLRTRSELEALEGERRLERVTWTDAARGTRTSAEIRHVFLMTGANPNTGWLKDSVALDDKAFVRTGPDMSAGDLAAARWPLARRPLLFETSRPGIFAVGDVRANSVKRVAAAVGEGSVCVQLVHKVLAE, from the coding sequence ATGGGATCGGGCGCGGGCGGCACGCCGGCCGACGCGAGTCCAAGGCAGATCTTCCCGACGCTCGACGCCGCGCAAATCGCGCGAATCGCCCCTTTCGCCACGGAGAGGACCCTCTCCGACGGCGAGAGCCTGTGGGAGCAGGGCGACCGCAGCCGCCCGCTCTTCGTCGTGCTCGAGGGCGGGGTGGCCATCCTCTCGGGGAAGGACCAGCTCGTGACCGTTCACGAGCCGGGAGGATTCACGGGCGACGTCGATCTCCTGTCCGGTCGCCAGGTCGTCGTGAGGGCGCGGGCCAAGGGTCCGACGCGCGTGCTCGAGCTGCCGTCGGCTCGTGTGCGCGCGATCGTCCAGACCGACGCGGAATTGAGCGAGATCCTCCTGCGCGCATTCATCCTGAGGCGCTTGGCACTCGTCGAGAGGGGGCACGGGAACGTCGTGCTCATCGGCTCGCGGCACTCCGCGGGAACGCTGGCGATCCAGGAGTTCCTGACCCGCAACAGCCAGCCGTACGCCTATCTCGACGTCGATCGCGACCTCGACGTCCAGGCGACCCTCGACGGCTTCGGCGTCGGCGTCGGCGACGTGCCCGTGGTCATCTGCCGCGGCGAGCGCGTCCTCAAGAAGCCGGCGATCGAGGACGTCGCCGAATGCCTCGGCCTGAACCGGCTGAACGAGGAGGTCCTACGCGATCTCGTCGTCATCGGGGGCGGACCCGCGGGTCTCGCGGCCGCCGTTTACGCGGCCTCCGAGGGTCTCGACGTGCTCGTCGTCGAGTCGAACGCCCCGGGCGGGCAGGCGGGCTCGAGCTCGCGCATCGAGAACTACCTCGGCTTCCCCACCGGGATCTCGGGGCAGCTCCTCGCCAGCCGCGCGCTCGTCCAGGCGGAGAAGTTCGGCGCGGAGTTCGCCGTCGCGCGCACGGCGGTCCGCCTGTCCTGCGAGGGATGCCCGTACCGCATCGACTTCGGGGCCGGCGTCGGCGTGCAGGCTCGTACCGTCGTCATCGCGACGGGGGTCCAGTACCGGAAGCCCGCCCTTCCGGACCTCGCCCGCTTCGAAGGCGTCGGCGTCTACTACGGTGCGACGCAGGTGGAGGCCAACCTCTGCCGGGACGAGGAGGTCGTCGTCGTAGGAGGAGGGAACTCCGCCGGCCAGGCGGCGGTCTTCCTGGCGGGCCGAGGCAGCCGGGTGAACATGCTCGTGCGGCGCGCGGGCCTGGCGGAGAGCATGTCGCGGTACCTCGTCCGGCGCATCGAGGAGACGTCGAACATCACGCTCCGAACGCGATCGGAGCTCGAAGCGCTCGAGGGAGAGCGGAGGCTCGAGCGAGTGACCTGGACCGACGCGGCCAGGGGCACGCGCACGTCGGCCGAGATCCGGCACGTCTTTCTCATGACGGGCGCCAACCCGAACACGGGCTGGCTGAAGGACAGCGTCGCGTTGGACGACAAGGCCTTCGTACGGACCGGGCCGGACATGAGCGCCGGGGACCTCGCCGCGGCGCGCTGGCCGCTCGCGCGCCGGCCGCTCCTGTTCGAGACGAGCCGGCCGGGGATCTTCGCCGTCGGCGACGTGCGCGCGAACAGCGTCAAGCGGGTCGCGGCGGCGGTCGGCGAGGGCTCGGTCTGCGTGCAGCTCGTGCACAAGGTGCTCGCGGAGTAG
- a CDS encoding UBP-type zinc finger domain-containing protein, which produces MDPGGACEHIRSIGAVTRPKKRECEDCVKIGADWVHLRTCQTCGGTRCCDSSPNRHASRHARSSGHPVICSAEPGERWLYCYPDDDMAEY; this is translated from the coding sequence ATGGATCCCGGCGGAGCATGCGAGCACATCCGATCGATCGGGGCGGTCACGCGTCCCAAGAAGCGCGAGTGCGAGGACTGCGTCAAGATCGGCGCCGACTGGGTGCACCTGCGCACCTGCCAGACCTGCGGCGGCACGCGCTGCTGCGACTCGTCGCCGAACCGGCACGCGAGCCGGCACGCGAGGAGCTCCGGCCATCCGGTCATCTGCTCCGCGGAGCCCGGCGAGCGGTGGCTCTACTGCTATCCGGACGACGACATGGCCGAGTACTGA
- a CDS encoding cytochrome c, whose product MSRRSAGLVAVSILPLLAACNGAFVDWRTDMWYQPSHRAEDSPRPEPEHSIPLGAGPRVADRDDAERLVNPLENDAASLRHGRALFAARCSFCHGAEGHGGGAVSKYFPPAPDLAYATIKERSDGYLFGTITFGGRAMPAQAEGLTVRDRWDLVNAVRAIQGRGAGVVR is encoded by the coding sequence ATGTCGCGTAGGTCCGCAGGGCTCGTCGCCGTCTCGATCCTGCCGCTCCTGGCGGCGTGCAACGGTGCATTCGTCGATTGGCGCACCGACATGTGGTACCAGCCCTCCCATCGTGCGGAGGACTCGCCGCGGCCCGAGCCCGAGCATTCCATCCCGCTCGGAGCCGGACCGCGCGTCGCCGACCGGGACGATGCGGAGCGGCTCGTGAACCCTCTCGAGAACGATGCGGCTTCGCTGCGTCACGGCCGCGCGCTGTTCGCGGCGCGATGCTCGTTCTGCCACGGCGCGGAGGGGCACGGCGGCGGAGCGGTCTCGAAGTACTTCCCGCCGGCCCCGGATCTCGCCTACGCGACGATCAAGGAGCGGTCCGACGGCTACCTGTTCGGCACCATCACGTTCGGGGGGCGAGCGATGCCGGCGCAGGCCGAGGGCTTGACGGTTCGCGATCGATGGGACCTCGTGAACGCCGTCCGCGCCATCCAGGGGCGCGGGGCGGGAGTCGTTCGATGA
- a CDS encoding DUF3341 domain-containing protein, which translates to MATRTTRPAGIGKPSRAVVRDAGTLGVFTEPAAAAAAIRALNEGGHSDVRAAMPAPFPEVVAALQRPKSRVGWWVLAGGLTGTISGFGFCVFTALSWPLVTGGKPIVSVPPYAVVAFELTVLAAALTNVGALTFILARFRRRPRFPAHERFSGDTIGVFVVGQNPAGAVRILTQHGASEVRHVA; encoded by the coding sequence ATGGCGACTAGGACGACGCGTCCGGCCGGAATCGGGAAGCCGTCCCGCGCCGTCGTGCGGGACGCCGGCACGCTGGGCGTCTTCACGGAACCTGCGGCCGCCGCCGCGGCGATCCGGGCTCTCAACGAAGGCGGCCACTCCGACGTGAGAGCGGCCATGCCGGCCCCGTTCCCGGAGGTCGTGGCGGCCCTCCAGCGTCCCAAGAGCCGCGTCGGGTGGTGGGTGCTCGCGGGCGGGTTGACGGGGACGATCTCCGGATTCGGCTTCTGCGTCTTCACGGCGCTCTCGTGGCCCCTGGTGACGGGAGGGAAGCCGATCGTCAGCGTCCCGCCCTACGCGGTCGTCGCGTTCGAGTTGACCGTGCTGGCGGCCGCTCTGACGAACGTCGGCGCCCTCACCTTCATCTTGGCGAGGTTCCGGCGTCGACCGCGCTTTCCGGCGCACGAGCGGTTCTCCGGGGACACCATCGGCGTTTTCGTCGTCGGTCAGAATCCCGCGGGAGCGGTACGGATCCTGACCCAGCACGGAGCGAGCGAGGTGCGACATGTCGCGTAG
- the nrfD gene encoding polysulfide reductase NrfD: protein MASPLQRVQETIAATQRRPGPWHICLIVVAVLVALQGAWCVSLLVRHGLGLTGLNRPVGWGVLITNFVFWVGIAHSGTLISAILYLFRARFRTAIYRIAEAMTVFGLMTAGLFPVIHLGRPWYAYWLIPYPNQRHLWVNFRSPLLWDVVAVNSYLIVSSIFLTVGLIPDAAALRDATTGWRRRFYSLLACGWRGTDEEWRHYTRIYLFFAALATPLVVSVHSVVSWDFAVSILPGWHATLFPPYFVAGAILSGLSLVVVLLIPLRRVLGLHELITEWHFDRLARLVILTSLILTYSYVTEYALAWRARSADWDTLHYRATGDYAVLFWIMILCNSVLPLLFFARRARRSTPVLLVVCALINVGMWLERFVIIVTSLAHDRLSFNWGVYRPRLVEYGITAGAFGWFFIWLLLFVRFLPAVSISEMKEAAVEVPHDGD, encoded by the coding sequence ATGGCCTCGCCGCTTCAGCGCGTGCAGGAGACGATCGCTGCGACGCAGCGCCGCCCCGGGCCGTGGCACATCTGCCTCATCGTGGTCGCCGTTCTCGTCGCGCTGCAGGGGGCGTGGTGCGTCTCGCTCCTGGTGCGGCACGGTCTCGGGCTGACGGGCCTCAACCGGCCGGTCGGGTGGGGCGTCCTGATCACGAATTTCGTCTTCTGGGTCGGCATCGCCCACTCGGGAACGCTGATCAGCGCGATCCTCTACCTGTTTCGCGCGCGATTCAGGACGGCGATCTACCGCATCGCCGAGGCGATGACGGTCTTCGGCCTGATGACGGCCGGCCTCTTCCCGGTGATCCACCTCGGCCGCCCCTGGTACGCGTACTGGCTGATCCCGTACCCGAACCAGAGGCACCTGTGGGTCAACTTCCGCTCGCCCTTGCTCTGGGACGTGGTGGCGGTCAACAGCTACCTGATCGTCAGCTCGATCTTCCTCACCGTCGGGCTGATTCCCGACGCCGCGGCGCTCCGGGACGCGACGACCGGCTGGCGGCGGCGGTTCTACTCGCTCCTGGCCTGCGGGTGGCGCGGCACCGACGAGGAATGGCGCCACTACACCCGGATCTACCTGTTCTTCGCGGCGCTGGCGACGCCCCTCGTCGTGTCGGTCCACAGCGTGGTTTCTTGGGACTTCGCCGTGTCGATCCTGCCGGGGTGGCATGCGACGCTGTTCCCGCCCTACTTCGTCGCGGGCGCGATCCTTTCGGGGCTGTCGCTGGTGGTGGTGCTGCTCATCCCGTTGCGGCGCGTGCTGGGCCTCCACGAGCTGATCACCGAGTGGCACTTCGATCGGCTCGCGCGCCTCGTCATCCTGACGTCGTTGATCCTGACCTACTCGTACGTGACCGAGTACGCGCTCGCGTGGCGCGCGCGATCGGCGGACTGGGACACGCTTCACTATCGCGCCACCGGCGACTACGCGGTGCTGTTCTGGATCATGATCCTCTGCAACAGCGTACTGCCCTTGCTCTTCTTCGCGCGCCGCGCGCGTCGCTCGACGCCGGTCCTCCTGGTCGTCTGCGCGCTGATCAACGTCGGCATGTGGCTCGAGCGCTTCGTGATCATCGTGACCTCGCTGGCGCACGACCGGTTGTCGTTCAACTGGGGCGTCTACCGGCCGCGCCTCGTCGAATACGGCATCACGGCGGGGGCTTTCGGCTGGTTCTTCATCTGGCTGCTGCTGTTCGTCCGCTTCCTGCCCGCGGTGTCGATATCGGAGATGAAGGAAGCGGCCGTCGAGGTGCCTCACGATGGCGACTAG
- a CDS encoding 4Fe-4S dicluster domain-containing protein encodes MPSRPTDGISRRKFLTIAGVASVAVGCSAPAPRQKLVPYVEPPTDGIPGTPLFYRTVCRECPAGCGVTARTREGRAVKLEGSPDDPIGSGAICARGQAAIQGLYAPDRYTGPARRERGGALAAVSWDQAIGAVAAAIGASRERSGAPRVRILTRPEPGGAGILQRAFMDRLGAPAGSRIVTEPHDPAALRHAGEVLFDRAELPAIDLGAVRHVVSFGAEFLETWLSPVEQTRQFAAGRGTFADERRRLTWIAPRLSLTGASADRWLAARAGGDVWVALGLLHWLCDPASAVDGLAAEAPQIFARLAWLDRHEVEARSGIGWEAIAALGSDLAQARPSAVLGPGVSSAGPSGSQLAIAIQLINHLLGNIGRSVLYGLDPLEDRPAPFAALTALVDEMNAGRVDVLFVHHADPVGAFPAPLAFEKALAHVPLIVSFASRPDRTTAHAHLVLPDHHTLESFGDVTPRRGVVQFAQPVMTPYLDTRSASQSLIDVAARLSFPGPALPTEDVAGYFLARVDALAPGASADQRDDLRARGGLRDPAPPASVTLRVPRSDLLRPPVQPAEAGGKALDLLTFPTVLRFDGRSSGTPWLDEVPDPISSVSWVTWAELSPRAAARYGLATGDTVTITTPSGAVDLPLRIFEGLHDDAIAIPLGGAEPLALLPADVDPSSGALIWQGTRATVGVSRARLPLPLLAGTPRPKGREIVRTASDPRAPLERPAPPGRMYPLPEHPDHRWGMAIDLDRCTGCSACAVACYAENNVPVTGIEGALAGRNMGWLRVEHSIDAEANGGPEANLLVMLCQQCSNAPCETVCPTLATFHTAEGLNAQVYNRCVGTRYCSNNCPYKARTFNWFDPVFAAPLDWQLNPDVTVRSKGVMEKCTFCVQRIRAVEGVAEGEGRPPRDGEVVPACAQSCPAEAIVFGDLNDPTSRVSQAARGPRGYGVLEELNTLPAVTYLARVREKG; translated from the coding sequence ATGCCGAGCCGACCGACGGACGGGATCAGCCGGCGCAAGTTCCTGACCATCGCGGGCGTGGCAAGCGTCGCCGTCGGTTGCTCGGCGCCGGCGCCGCGTCAGAAGCTGGTCCCCTACGTCGAACCGCCGACGGACGGCATTCCGGGAACGCCCCTCTTCTATCGGACGGTCTGCCGCGAGTGTCCCGCCGGCTGCGGCGTGACCGCGCGGACGCGCGAAGGGCGGGCGGTCAAGCTCGAGGGAAGTCCCGACGATCCCATCGGAAGCGGCGCGATCTGCGCGCGCGGGCAGGCGGCGATCCAGGGGCTCTACGCGCCCGATCGCTATACGGGTCCGGCGCGGCGCGAGCGCGGAGGAGCTCTCGCCGCCGTCTCGTGGGATCAGGCGATCGGCGCGGTCGCGGCGGCGATAGGCGCGTCGCGGGAGCGAAGCGGCGCTCCACGCGTGAGGATCTTGACCCGGCCCGAGCCGGGCGGCGCGGGCATCCTCCAGCGCGCGTTCATGGACCGCCTGGGAGCTCCCGCGGGGAGCCGGATCGTCACGGAGCCGCACGATCCCGCCGCGCTGCGCCACGCGGGAGAGGTGCTGTTCGATCGCGCGGAGCTGCCGGCGATCGACCTCGGCGCCGTGCGCCACGTCGTCTCGTTCGGCGCGGAGTTCCTCGAAACGTGGCTCTCGCCGGTCGAGCAGACGCGGCAGTTCGCCGCAGGGCGGGGGACGTTCGCGGACGAGAGGAGGCGCCTCACCTGGATCGCGCCCCGCCTCTCCCTGACCGGCGCGAGCGCCGATCGGTGGCTCGCGGCCCGCGCCGGAGGCGACGTCTGGGTCGCCCTCGGATTGCTGCACTGGCTGTGCGATCCGGCCTCCGCGGTTGACGGACTCGCCGCCGAGGCGCCGCAGATCTTCGCGCGGCTCGCGTGGCTCGACCGGCACGAGGTCGAGGCGCGCAGCGGAATCGGCTGGGAGGCGATCGCGGCGCTGGGGTCGGACCTCGCGCAGGCGCGACCGTCGGCGGTCCTCGGCCCCGGCGTCTCCAGCGCGGGCCCCTCGGGATCGCAACTGGCGATCGCGATCCAGCTCATCAACCACCTGCTCGGCAATATCGGCAGGTCGGTCCTCTACGGCCTCGATCCTCTCGAAGACCGTCCGGCGCCGTTCGCGGCGTTGACCGCGCTCGTCGACGAGATGAACGCAGGCCGAGTCGACGTGCTCTTCGTGCACCACGCCGACCCGGTGGGGGCGTTCCCCGCCCCTCTGGCTTTCGAGAAGGCGCTGGCCCACGTCCCGCTGATCGTGAGCTTCGCTTCGCGTCCGGACCGGACCACGGCGCATGCCCACCTCGTGCTGCCGGACCACCACACGCTCGAGTCGTTCGGGGACGTGACGCCGCGCCGCGGCGTCGTGCAGTTCGCGCAACCGGTGATGACGCCCTACCTCGACACGAGGAGCGCCTCGCAGAGCCTCATCGACGTCGCCGCGCGGCTTTCCTTCCCGGGCCCGGCTCTGCCCACCGAAGATGTCGCCGGGTACTTCCTGGCGCGGGTCGACGCGCTGGCTCCCGGCGCCTCCGCCGACCAGCGCGACGATCTACGCGCCAGGGGCGGCCTAAGGGACCCCGCCCCACCCGCTTCCGTCACCCTGCGGGTTCCGCGGTCCGATCTCCTGCGGCCCCCCGTGCAACCCGCGGAGGCCGGCGGGAAGGCCCTCGACCTCCTGACCTTCCCCACGGTCCTTCGATTCGACGGACGATCCTCCGGAACCCCTTGGCTCGACGAGGTTCCCGATCCGATCAGCTCGGTGTCGTGGGTCACCTGGGCCGAGCTCTCCCCGCGCGCCGCCGCCCGATACGGCCTCGCGACCGGCGACACGGTGACGATCACGACGCCGTCCGGCGCGGTCGATCTGCCGCTCCGGATCTTCGAGGGGCTGCACGACGACGCCATCGCGATTCCGCTCGGCGGTGCCGAGCCGCTGGCTCTCCTGCCGGCCGACGTCGATCCGAGCTCCGGTGCGCTGATCTGGCAGGGGACGCGTGCGACCGTCGGGGTCAGTCGGGCACGGCTGCCGCTGCCCCTTCTGGCGGGTACGCCGCGCCCGAAGGGCCGGGAGATCGTCCGCACGGCGAGCGACCCCCGAGCGCCGCTCGAACGCCCGGCGCCCCCCGGGCGGATGTACCCGCTGCCTGAGCACCCGGACCACCGGTGGGGGATGGCGATCGATCTCGACCGCTGCACGGGCTGCTCCGCCTGTGCCGTCGCCTGCTACGCCGAGAACAACGTCCCGGTGACCGGGATCGAGGGCGCGCTCGCCGGACGCAACATGGGGTGGCTGCGCGTCGAGCACTCGATCGACGCCGAGGCGAACGGCGGCCCCGAGGCCAATCTCCTGGTGATGCTCTGCCAGCAGTGCTCCAACGCCCCGTGCGAGACGGTCTGCCCCACGCTGGCCACCTTCCACACGGCCGAGGGACTCAACGCGCAGGTCTACAACCGCTGCGTGGGCACTCGATACTGCTCCAACAACTGCCCCTACAAGGCTCGGACCTTCAACTGGTTCGATCCCGTCTTCGCCGCGCCGCTCGACTGGCAGCTCAATCCCGACGTGACCGTGCGGTCGAAGGGGGTGATGGAGAAGTGCACGTTCTGCGTGCAGCGCATCCGGGCCGTGGAAGGAGTCGCCGAAGGGGAAGGACGCCCGCCGCGCGACGGCGAGGTCGTTCCGGCTTGCGCCCAGTCGTGCCCGGCCGAGGCGATCGTCTTCGGTGATCTCAACGATCCCACCTCGCGCGTCTCGCAGGCCGCGCGCGGCCCGCGCGGCTACGGCGTGCTGGAGGAGCTCAACACGCTTCCGGCGGTGACCTACCTCGCCCGCGTGAGGGAGAAGGGGTGA
- a CDS encoding cytochrome c family protein yields the protein MLRNGTSAMILAVAASTAAATASSRSAPVQPIPFSHRLHAGTNGIGCLSCHTYAEHSPIAGIPSMARCFGCHKFVAKDKPDVKAVVDAYHEGRALEWARVYRLPDHVFFSHQKHVAAGLACQKCHGEVQQMDAVRLAQPLLMGWCLDCHTERHAPTTCLTCHK from the coding sequence ATGTTGAGGAACGGGACGAGCGCGATGATCCTGGCCGTCGCGGCTTCCACCGCGGCGGCGACGGCCTCGTCGCGCTCGGCCCCGGTCCAGCCGATCCCGTTCAGCCATCGTCTCCACGCCGGTACCAACGGAATCGGCTGCCTCTCGTGCCACACCTACGCGGAGCACTCGCCGATCGCCGGGATCCCTTCGATGGCGCGCTGCTTCGGCTGTCACAAGTTCGTCGCCAAGGACAAGCCCGACGTGAAGGCGGTGGTCGACGCCTACCACGAAGGGAGAGCGCTCGAGTGGGCTCGCGTGTACCGGCTCCCCGATCACGTCTTCTTCTCGCACCAGAAGCACGTCGCCGCCGGACTGGCGTGCCAGAAGTGCCACGGCGAGGTCCAGCAGATGGACGCGGTGCGACTCGCCCAGCCGCTCCTGATGGGCTGGTGCCTCGACTGCCACACCGAGCGTCACGCACCGACCACGTGCCTGACCTGCCACAAGTGA
- a CDS encoding EamA family transporter: protein MSAALPGAPAAALAGLFLVMTQGARVSWESLVDHLRANPAGYVLALIAAAAWSLYSNLARRWASPGGGGAVELFVPATGLLLLLAHSIRPESGAWTAKAAIEAGVLGWITALAYVLWDVAMREGDLPFVLACSYFTPLLSTLVSSAYLGVLPPATLWLGCFLIVVGSLASWRSVFDAR from the coding sequence ATGTCGGCCGCACTGCCGGGAGCACCGGCGGCGGCGCTGGCGGGGTTGTTCCTCGTCATGACGCAGGGCGCTCGCGTGTCGTGGGAATCGCTCGTCGACCATCTGCGGGCCAATCCCGCGGGATACGTTCTTGCCCTGATCGCGGCGGCGGCCTGGTCGCTCTACTCCAACCTGGCTCGACGGTGGGCCTCGCCCGGCGGAGGAGGAGCCGTCGAGCTCTTCGTGCCCGCGACCGGCCTGCTCCTGCTTCTCGCCCACTCGATTCGGCCGGAGTCCGGCGCCTGGACGGCCAAGGCCGCGATCGAAGCCGGGGTGCTGGGCTGGATCACGGCCCTGGCCTACGTGCTCTGGGACGTGGCGATGCGCGAGGGTGACCTCCCGTTCGTCCTGGCTTGCTCCTATTTCACCCCCCTCCTGTCCACGCTGGTCAGCTCGGCCTACCTCGGCGTACTGCCCCCGGCGACCCTCTGGCTGGGCTGCTTCCTGATCGTGGTCGGGTCGCTCGCCAGCTGGCGCTCGGTGTTCGACGCGCGGTGA
- a CDS encoding thrombospondin type 3 repeat-containing protein has protein sequence MDSVRDSMRNPGLFLITLALAALSIGTIEAQPCEQLPRGVAAWWPGDDTANDLTTNANHGLLMNGATFGPGVIGDGFLFDGVDDRIEVADAPALRPSRFTMAAWVRVDVASLYGCIICKQYGGGDLDSLSLWVDNGVLRGGMFGFAEAVATGTLPVSQFVHTAVTYDGSIIRLYLDGKWIASAAGPASAVPYDANPVLIGADDNGVNFYQGFFKGIIDEAQIFGRALSACEIRALYEARPQGNCKGDADGDLIPDAQDNCPSVPNNGQLDADADGVGDACDCAPADPGVSASPGDSGELGFVSHDQLDWCRDPLVTGTSTVYDVLRGNLNALPVTTGTSECRSRCIAPLSGLVSWWTGDGNTIDLVGGLNGTLENGATYGPGCVGSAFALDGSNDRVRTGNLAMGNTFTVATWVNSAPLHQGSYTRIVETSYATGFYLGTESTGTGYKLIVKSSAAPYGTANGGTVSPGDWQFVAGTYDGTTGTLYVDGQAVASNTFTAPGATSLPVNIGAYLGGGFVWNGRIDETVIYNRALSAAELRSLFESGSAGSCKTGFGGTNAQWTEPWAVDGAIPAPGTGFWYVYRGRNSCGTGTYGFATGGAERISTVCD, from the coding sequence ATGGATTCGGTACGCGATTCGATGCGGAACCCGGGGCTCTTCCTCATCACCCTCGCGCTGGCAGCCCTTTCGATCGGAACGATCGAGGCCCAGCCCTGCGAGCAGCTTCCGAGGGGCGTGGCGGCCTGGTGGCCCGGCGACGACACCGCCAACGACTTGACCACGAACGCGAACCACGGGCTGTTGATGAACGGCGCGACGTTCGGCCCGGGGGTGATCGGCGACGGCTTCCTCTTCGACGGCGTCGACGACCGCATCGAGGTCGCGGACGCGCCGGCCCTGCGGCCGTCCCGGTTCACCATGGCCGCGTGGGTTCGCGTCGACGTGGCCAGCCTCTACGGGTGCATCATCTGCAAGCAGTACGGGGGCGGCGACCTGGACTCGTTGAGCCTGTGGGTCGACAACGGCGTGCTGCGAGGCGGGATGTTCGGCTTCGCCGAGGCGGTCGCGACCGGAACCCTGCCGGTGAGCCAGTTCGTGCACACCGCGGTCACCTACGACGGCTCGATCATCCGGCTGTACCTCGACGGGAAATGGATCGCGTCCGCCGCGGGTCCGGCGTCGGCGGTCCCCTACGATGCGAACCCGGTCCTCATCGGAGCCGACGACAACGGCGTGAATTTCTACCAGGGGTTCTTCAAGGGGATCATCGACGAGGCGCAGATCTTCGGGCGCGCGCTGTCCGCTTGCGAGATCCGCGCGCTCTACGAGGCGCGGCCGCAGGGCAACTGCAAGGGGGACGCCGACGGCGATCTGATCCCGGACGCCCAGGACAACTGTCCGTCGGTTCCGAACAACGGGCAGCTCGACGCGGACGCCGACGGCGTCGGCGACGCGTGCGACTGCGCCCCGGCCGACCCCGGCGTGTCCGCGAGTCCCGGCGATTCCGGCGAGCTGGGCTTCGTGTCCCACGACCAGCTGGACTGGTGCCGCGACCCGTTGGTCACGGGAACGAGCACCGTCTACGACGTCCTGCGAGGGAACCTCAACGCGCTGCCGGTCACGACCGGCACCTCGGAGTGCCGCTCGCGCTGCATCGCTCCGCTGTCCGGCCTGGTCAGCTGGTGGACCGGGGACGGGAACACGATCGATCTGGTCGGCGGCCTCAACGGCACGCTCGAGAACGGCGCCACGTACGGTCCGGGATGCGTCGGCAGCGCCTTCGCCCTGGACGGCAGCAACGACCGCGTCCGCACGGGGAACCTCGCGATGGGCAACACGTTCACGGTCGCCACCTGGGTCAACTCCGCCCCCCTGCACCAGGGTAGCTACACCCGGATCGTCGAAACGTCGTACGCGACCGGCTTCTACCTGGGTACGGAGAGCACCGGCACGGGGTACAAGCTCATCGTCAAGTCGTCGGCGGCGCCGTACGGCACGGCCAACGGCGGGACCGTCTCCCCGGGCGATTGGCAGTTCGTCGCGGGGACCTACGACGGCACGACGGGCACGCTCTACGTGGACGGCCAGGCCGTCGCGTCCAACACGTTCACCGCTCCGGGCGCGACCAGCCTCCCGGTCAACATCGGGGCCTACCTGGGTGGGGGCTTCGTGTGGAATGGGAGGATCGACGAGACCGTCATCTACAATCGCGCGCTTTCCGCGGCCGAGCTGCGCTCGCTCTTCGAGTCGGGCAGCGCCGGCTCGTGCAAGACCGGCTTCGGCGGCACGAACGCCCAGTGGACCGAGCCCTGGGCCGTGGACGGCGCGATCCCCGCCCCCGGCACCGGCTTCTGGTACGTCTATCGCGGCAGGAACTCCTGCGGCACCGGGACCTACGGTTTCGCGACGGGTGGAGCGGAGCGGATCAGCACCGTCTGCGACTGA